The Anopheles maculipalpis chromosome 3RL, idAnoMacuDA_375_x, whole genome shotgun sequence genomic sequence GATGACTATGAATATAAACTAGATTAACGGAGCCTTTcctctccgttttttttttttgccttatcccggccATGCTCGGTTGGAGAAGGTCTATTAGGTCaaacaaatatattaaattgtttttaaacagTACTGCCTCATCTGGAAATCTTAAGTTATTTCATTCCGGccatcttaatcagcaaacaaGCTGCCTCGCTACGCTCAGAATATGTTGGCTGCTCTTAAACAGTACAAGAGCTGCCTGAGGGCTCTGTATACTATCAGGACTTCTGCAAATGCATAAACCACCACAAGATTTCTCTTCCCTGCTCTTTATACGGCTTCGTAACGAACGGTAAAGGCTCGGCTCGGTGATCTTTCGTTCTCTGACGTCACCCACCACCGACGGTGTGCACCGATATATAACTGAACGAGTCCAAACGTTTAACGGCTATCATTGTTGGGAAAACAAACGGTTTGGCTTTGGCTCTGGATCCGTCCGTCGTGCGTCCAAATTTTGCCACCTCGAAACCTCCTCGTAACGTAACATTGTAACGTTTTAATTTCGTTACACAAAACGAGTTGTTACAAAATAAAGATGCATAAATTAGCAAAAGGAATTTGCCATCACCTCTCTGGTGAACGAAATGAATCAAATACATATACTAACATTCATCTTTTGCTGTTCCATCTCACTATCCGCTTACATTCTGCACCTTCATTTATCAGACATGCACGTCTTTGCTTCAGTTCTTTCCTTCCACGTTCGAGAGCAAGACGTCAGAGGTTCGTACCCGCTGTTTTGGAACGAAATTGGATACACCCCAGGGCGCATCACTTACTCGACACTCGAGTGAAGGGTTTTGTGCACCTTCCCGCCAAAAAAACGACGTGTGGCGCTACTACACACCAGTACCGTCCGGGGACACACATTTTGGAGCCCCTATGAACCGCTGTCAATTATTGACGATCGACGAGATGACAAACGCATCGTCAGCATGCGTGCCTTTCGTCTGCTTGCTATTTTGTAGCTACCCCAATCGGAGCAAGTctaagaagaaaaatcccaTACGAAACACGCTCCACGCGACCTTCGTGGATGAGACGGGACAGAACGGTTCCGTTTAAAATAGCACCGCATGCTCTTGCCCTTGTTCGGAGTCAGTAGCAGGCGGAACCGACACATTTGCTGACTAATCACGGCACTGTGATCACTTCCATTCCGCATCGGGTATCCTACACGAGAAAAGTACGCGACCGCCGGACGATAAACGGATGATGATAAATGATGGCGGGGATTTTGAGATAGAACGAAGCGAGTGTGCGCTCATGTTTGCTAGATTACTGGAGGCCCTTGGGATGTGCATCGTTTGCTCCATAGAGCACCCAACCAACGCTCCCCATTGGGCATGGTCCGATGAATCAGCAGTGCAACACCATTCGGTAGGAATGTGATGCAAGATAAATCAGGGCTGtgtaagacaacaaaaaatcggacCCTTCTACCTTCAGCTTGGTCGTCTTGCCTCACGCATAATCACTTCATTTGGTGTTTACGAGGTCCAAAGAGTTCATATAGCGTCCTTATTGGAGCAATGCATGCAAGGTAATGATTCGCAAAATTTTAAGTGCTATCGTGAAGAATTGTAACTATTCCAACACTCTGACATCACATCAATCTTGAGAACGATTCCCACGTCAGTCATTAGGACAGGGCCCTTTTCAAGACTGCAGCAGAACTTGAAGGTACGATTTCGATGCTGAAACTtctgaattgattttttagcacgcaaaaactaataaaaattgaaacacgGGAGGGGAACTGAACGCCGAAAGTACAGACGAGGGTGGCAAAACTTGGGATTTCTCATTGCACCACTCACTAAGACATAACTTTTGCACCACCCAGCTTGTGGCACAGCTCAGTTCGTGCCGCACCAAAGTACTCGCATAAATTGCTCCATAAAGTCATCCTTAACGCCCCCTAGCGTTTTGCGTGCCGTGCAATCGAGTCGTGGGTGCTATCGATGCCAAACTATCTCACCCCGGCGGCAGAGGTTAGTGTTGTTTACTATCCTTTgccgtttttggttttgcctgCAGCGAGTACGGTTATTAAACGGCGCCCGGCAACACCAGTAGCAAAAGTTGTACCGGCACGGCCTGCCAGGTGTCGAACGGTGTTGTAGTTCCCCATCAACCTCGTGACCTACCTCTTGCAATTGGGGAACGTTGTACTCAATCTGGACCACCCGCGTTCTTTCGCACCTTGCAATTGGTGTTGGAACGATTCGTCCGTCAGTTGATACATCGCTACGGTTGGGGAAGGTTCTTACGGAGCAGAGACTTCCAGTGATTGGTTAAACCTTACCGACAGAATGGCCGTTTGGGGGAAGGTGAAAATTGCCAGTACCACCACCACGTACGTATGACAGACAACCTACTGTGCACTCTTACCTGCGTCCTTTACGATTGCGTAATTTCTGTGCGACTTTCGTCCCTTCGTGATAAAGCTCCAAAGCTCCGTTGGCGCGCACTCCAAGCAAAGCCGGTTCATTGTTCAGCGAAACGCTGACGGCTGCCCTGGGAAAACGGAAGAGTAAGTTCAAGGATATTACCGACGAACTTAACCAGCACATCAACAACGAAGAGCGGGAGGAGCTGTACCAGCGCCCCCTGTTTAACGCGGACAAGATCCGGCGCATGATGGAACGCATCGTCGAGAAGCAGTTCGATGTGGACGAGGAGGAAATGCGCTACGTGTACAATCCggccaaaaatctcaaaatgtgCCAGAACATCTCCAAGCAGATTAAGGATCGGATGAAAGCGATGAACTTTAAACGGTTGGTACTcttttgcttctatttttttccGATGAGATGTTTGTTGAAGGGATATCTTTCCAACAGGCACCGTATCATCAGTATTGCAACGATCGTGGAGAAACAGCAGCAAGGAATACATTACAAAATGAAGTACATACTCGATCCAAAGTTGGACGATTACGTACGATTGTACCACGAAACGCCACACTTTTACATTATCGCGACGGTGTTGCTGGTGCATAAGGATTAAGGGAAAATTGtcttttaaatacaaaatggATATTTTATCGTTGCCAGACGAATTGAATGTCTCTAATAACCTTGACTTGGATACGTGGTCCTTGTTGACAGACGATTAGCCGCCGCCTGCTTAGGATCCGCATTTCGTATTAAACTAATcttagtagcagtagtagtgatcgtgtgtgtttatttgtgcatttgtttgtgttaaaCACGTGTCGTCTGatgcaggaaaaaaacatcagCGCCTGTTTTGTGTGCCCTCACTAAAACGGCCCGGTTTTACTCGATGGAAATATTGTTTCGCACCACACAAAAATTCCCGACCCAAAAGTACTTCTCTCCATGGTGCATGGATTGAGTGAAGATGTAAGTGTAATGCTTACCACAACGGAACCCACCTCTGCTTTCATAATGTGAGATCCTCTATCAAAAAACACCACAGGACATCCACCGAGCTAGATGTACCGAAAATCGAGATCAGCTTCGACACACCGAGCCGGAACCGCTTTCTGCAGCGGGATGACTTTCACACCAAGCGCGAATCGTACGCAATTCTTGGCCGCGGTAGTTACGGTGTCGTTATTAAAGCGTCCTACCGAGGCCGGCCAGTAGCGGTGAAGATCTTGGAGAAGCGTACCCACCGTCACCGGTGTCGCTACGATTCGCTGCTAAACGAAGCGAACGCACTGAACCTCCAGCACGATAACATTGTGACCGTACTGAAGATTGTGGCCGGTGCGCAG encodes the following:
- the LOC126563120 gene encoding uncharacterized protein LOC126563120; the protein is MAVWGKVKIASTTTTSKAPLARTPSKAGSLFSETLTAALGKRKSKFKDITDELNQHINNEEREELYQRPLFNADKIRRMMERIVEKQFDVDEEEMRYVYNPAKNLKMCQNISKQIKDRMKAMNFKRHRIISIATIVEKQQQGIHYKMKYILDPKLDDYVRLYHETPHFYIIATVLLVHKD